Proteins encoded together in one Amphiprion ocellaris isolate individual 3 ecotype Okinawa chromosome 14, ASM2253959v1, whole genome shotgun sequence window:
- the im:7136398 gene encoding schwannomin-interacting protein 1 yields the protein MEDEKETSEENEEEEELHHHHMAASSMDQQDLPIMHWEDLSQRIAELEKQEQERTKRATGVTMEDEEEDFRRCRVAVVTSRFPSHRNLQLCFINDSDSDEDDEGHEKTVAVGTRHNGCHAAGLKQEVATALRTLRDELLAEQKEQEHLAGSSCIFQRKHLEHWELQQRSVQQLCSLKASLQRDVHALSSELVAHLLVRDQLRTKQDAMLLDVQDLT from the exons atggaggacgagAAAGAGACGTCTGAGGAgaatgaggaagaagaggagctccatcatcatcacatgGCGGCGTCCTCCATGGACCAGCAGGACCTTCCCATCATGCACTGGGAGGACCTGAGCCAGCGGATCGCTGAGCTGGAGAAACAGGAGCAGGAGAGGACAAAG AGGGCGACAGGGGTGACgatggaggacgaggaggaagacTTCAGGAGGTGTCGAGTCGCCGTCGTTACGTCACG gTTTCCCAGCCACAGAAACCTTCAGCTGTGTTTCATCAACGACAGCGACAGCGACGAGGACGACGAAGGACACGAAAAGACG GTTGCCGTGGGAACGAGACACAACGGTTGCCATGCCGCCGggctgaaacaggaagtggccaCAGCTCTGAGGACGCTGAGAGACGAGCTGCTGGCCGAGCAGAAGGAGCAGGAG CATCTGGCCGGCAGCAGCTGCATCTTCCAGAGGAAACATCTGGAGCATTGGGAGCTGCAGCAGCGTTCGGTTCAACAGCTCTGCAGCCTGAAAGCTTCGCTCCAACGCGACGTTCATG CTCTGAGCTCGGAGCTGGTGGCCCACCTGCTGGTCCGAGACCAGCTGAGGACAAAGCAGGACGCCATGCTGCTGGACGTCCAGGACCTGACCTAA